gctgctctaaggtttcccctcagccttctcttctccatagtgaacaaccccaactctcccagcctgtcctgttacaggaggtgctccagcccttggatcatctccatggccttctctgggctcgctccaacagatccaggtcctccctgtgctgaggactccagagctggatgcagggctccaggtgagatctcaccagAACAgatagagaggcagaatcccctccctccctgccgatcccactgctttggatgcagcccaggacatggttggcttttCGGACAGCAGGTGCGCTTTTCCAgctcctgtggagcttctcctcctccagcaccccaagtccttctcttcaaggctgctCCCAACCCATTCTCTGCCCAACCTGGACCTGTGCTTGGCATTGCCCTGagccaggtgtaggactttgcactaCGTTCCAGGTCCAGTCCACACCACAGCTGTGGGGCAACGTGGGGCTGGGCTTTGGTTGTGGAGGAGAGCTCAGCAGATGGCTGGGAGCTGGTACAGCCTTGAGGCAGGGAGTGGGGAGCACCTGGGGCATCACTCCCTCTGCACCCTAGAGGATGCTCCACAGATCTCCAGCCTATCCCAGCGCTGGCTGGTCGGGAGGGGGAaaagctcctgcagccccagcttAACGCAGCCTCCAGGGTCTGACCATGAGTGGGTAGGGctctgtcccccatccctgctgtcACCTCTCCCCAGGGCGATGCATCAGCTGGGGCTGGTGGCTGCAGGGTGACTCGCAGGATGCAGCCCGAACGTGGCTCCCAGCTGCCTCTGCAAGCAGCCCCGAAGCTGGCAGAGGGGACATCCTGCGGAGGCAAAGCTGGGGCTGGATGGAACAAAGCTTTCATGACAGGTCCACTTGCCAGTGCTTCTCAAGCTGCCTTGAGCAATGACAGTCTGGCTTCCAGCAAGTTtaggggggggcagggggggaatCCACATCTGGAAGGGGCATGCTGCACATCTGGAGCCCAGCACCCCAGCCCAGGTTGGCCACAGCTGTTCAGCAGAGGCAAAAGGGAATCAGAGGGAGGAAATGAAGACTTACGGATGTGAGCAAGACAGGCTCtggtggtgggaagggagaTCTGTGCACGGCTCCTCACGTTTATAGCCATGAGCTGAGTCCTCCCCTGCTGCCTGGGGGGGGGCTGGCTGGGTGCATGGGGGAAGCCACTCCTCTTCATGCCATAACCCCACCCTGAGCAGGAACGCAACCGAAACCCTGCTCCCCAAAGGTTCACTTGGAAGAGAAGGGACAAGAGTGACTTCCCAGTGCAGCAGGTCCTGCCCCACGGAGCAGCAGGTGTGGGGAATGGATGCTGAGTATATGCTTAGTAATGGTTAAAAAAAGAGCCGTCCACCCATCGCTGTTATCGTGGAGCTGGTAGGAGACATTAATCCCTGTGAAAGCtcctgccttgccttgcccaGCCACGAAACGTTATTGGGGCTTCAGGGCAGGGTGTTGCCGCTGACTCACGCGAATGTGGCCGGTGGGGATCAGCCCCACGGGCGGTTTATGAGGGTTCAGGGCACACCGTGAGCAAAATCCAGCTTGGAAGCACCCGTGGTCTCACTCATCCGCTACCTGTGACACacacagggaagggaaacagGGTCTTCTCCAGCGTGACAACACCCCTGGGGCAAGACACCCCCCCTATTCAAAGCATGCAGAGGACTTTGTTTAAAACAACCTTTATTGAAAGAACATCAGGAAGACGCAAGGGTCATGGGGGCAGTGACGCAGCCTGGGACCAGTGTCCCATGCTCAATTCCTGCGCGGCATCTTGTCGGGATAGTCCTGGAAGAAGTCGTTGCACATCATGGCCATGCAGGCCACAAAGGTCACGTACTCTTGGAAATCCACCTCGCTATCCCTGTTGTTGTCCAGGTGGCTCATGAGTTGCTGTAAGCTGGCCTCACTGATTTGGCTCTGCCAGGGGGCAAGAGGGGGTTAAAATGGGGGTTTGCATCAAGGGTCACATTCCCCAGTCTCAGCATCACCCATGGGATGCGGTGCCCCACTCCCCACACTTACGCTGAAGCTGGGCAGCTCCTTCGTGAGCAGGTCCTTGAGTTCCTGCTTGCTGAGCTTGTACTtgtccccctccttccctgagTGCTTGTGGAAGGTGGAGACCATCACAGCCAGCGCCTGCTCCAGGGGGCTTGCCATGGAGAATACTGGAGAGCCTGGAAGCACAGACACCGCGAGGAGGTGAGGATATAGTTCAGCATCCCCAAACAACCCCATGCTGTGGGGCTGGTGTTTAGCCTTGTCCCCCTAGACCGTGCAGGCTGCCCCCGGGATGCATCACCTCTTCCTCCTTAATTTCACGCTCCCAGCACCCAAGCTGGGCATTTCTCTGCTGGTACTGGTGCTGAGCAAGCTCCAAGAAAGCCATGCCGGAGGGGAGAACGTGCATGGAGGGAGCAGCCCCGTCCATGCCtgaaggaggcagagaggaTTGCTTGCTTTTCCAGCCCTTGGAGGCAAAATGCAGCCTCCAAGCTTAGCTCACGGCAGCAGCCTTGTGCTCAGCCTCAAGGAAAATCCTCTGCAGGCAGACCCCGCTGTGGATGGGGTGGCTGTGCTGTCAGCAACATCTGGAGGGGGAATGGAgcattggaggaaaaaaaatcaactcaCCAACAGCTCAAACGAAAACAGCCAAGGACGGGTAGGGCGGGAGCGGAGCCGGCGTCAGGCCATGGCATTTATAGCCCCGCCTGGGACACCTCCCTCGCTAGCTGGATGGGAAGGCACCAATCCTGCTCCTGCGTCTGTTCAGACGTTGGCTGgtaaaggaggagaggaaactctgggagcagccctggccTCCTCAAACCGTCCTTCTCCTGCACTGCCAAGGGggttggtttgggttagaaagaGCCAAATGTGTCCCTGAAGTTGGGTGAGGACCACCTCATcagggagcatccctggggacaaGCGATGAAGTAAGGGCAGCATTGGGCACCGCTGCTGCCAACAAGGGCAGGCGATGCTGCTGCGGGGCAAGATGCCAAGCATGATGGGTTTGGCAGCTTCCTTGGCGATGTCTGAATCTGCACAAACCCAAGCAGGTTTCTCCACGGCAGCATTGTTGTGCTGGGGTttaggtttgggtttgggtgaaggtttggggttttttctgttctcaaCTCAGCTGTGAGCAATTACTGTTTCCTAACAGGGAGGGCCATGCATCACAATGCCCCGTTGTGTAACTGAGCGCTATTTTGGTGTCTGTATCTCCCGGGCACATGTCAGGGAGTGGTGAGGGAAAGCCAAGAGCCAGCAGCTTGCAGCTCCCTGCCACGGGGCTGTTCGCCACAGTGCAAGGGCTGAAAAATACCCCAAGTGTCCCCAAGCTTGGCCAATCCCCCTTGGGCAAAGACATCAGTTGCTGCAGGGATCTGagtgagaaaaacagaggatgaagctcctgctgccagctctgggTTGCTCCAACACCTGGTGGGATGTGAAGCCTCACCAAACAGCAACTGCCCAGGCCAGGGGTTTCTTTAAGGACCgttttggcaaaagaaaaacccaagcCTGAGCTTTATCTCCCTGGTAGCAAAGTGGTGAAAATTACTGGGAGGGGGTCAGAAGGTCCCAGGGGCTCTTTATAAGGACCCTGGGAAGGGGTAGGGCAAGGGTTAGAGCTGCTGAGGAGATGCTGGAAGGACTTGAGGATGACTTGGGGACTCAGAGgcaggctgtgctctgctgtgcaATGATACAGATGATTTGTAAGAGCTTATTGAATCTGGAGTGGTTTCTCTTGGGTTTCGGAGCTcctgaggagcagctgcagcaccttctGCAAACTAGTCCAGacctgccaggagctgctgcagctctgggaggaggaggagggtgaggtCTGGGCTTTACAGCCAGTGTGGCAGGCTGGCGTGCCTAGGAACAGCTGCTTGTCTGCAGTCCCACAGCTCCAAGGCCAACCTGGCGGCTCAGGTAGGCTTTGTCCAATGCAGACCCCCAGGAGATGCTCATCCACATCCCAGCAGGGCTAAGGGTCTCCTCTAGCTCCTTGGAAACAACCCTTCTGTGCAGGTGCTCTGGTTTTTGTGCTTTGCACAGACCTCGCCTCTGGCTGTCTgctccctccagcccagctTTCACTCCCCAAGCCTGAAGCATTGTCCGTGACAGCTTATGCCGACCTATGAGCCAAGCTGCGCTTGGGGAAGCTCCTATGTTTTGAGCTAAACATGCACTGAACCTCTCTCTGAGCCAAAgatggtttgggggggttaaAGTCGGAGTATGTTGCCTGGAGGCGGCGCTGAGCTGTTTTGCTGAACCTCTTCCAAAAAATGCCTCCTGGGGCTGAGTTGCTCTGTGGAAAATCCCACAGAGGTGGAGGAAGATGTGAGTCACCCGGCTGCCCACTAATGTACGACACACAAAACCCAGCTGGTGCACATGGAGGCtttggaaaagcttttattggaagccctgcagtgctgctgtgggcgggggagagggggagTCACTTCTTGCGGGGCTGCCTGGGGCAGTCCTTGAAGAACTCGTTGAATCCCATGGTGACGCAGGCCAGGAAGCAGACGTACTCCTTAAAGTCCACTTCGCTGTCCTTGTTGTGATCCAGGTCATTCATCAGCCTCTTGAACTCCCCCTCGTCCATTTGTTTCTGCAATTTGGGGAGAGTATGGGGAGGGTTAGTGGGTGCATGGATGAGCAAAGTGCTTCTACATACAACCCTGCTGCTGGCAAGGAGGGAAGTAAAAAGCCTGGggttccctctccctgccttgaAGGAGGGTTTTCTCTTTGGCTTTGGAAGGAGGTGGCTGTTGGAAACACAGATGGTTTACCTGCGATCTGGGGCGACTCGGCACAGCCACAGAAAATGCTCTTCTTGGTCATGAAAACGTTTGGCTAAAAcatttcccctcccttctttcaATCCTCCCAGTTCAAACTACAGCCAGAAGGGGAAGtggcagttaaaaaaagaattttaaaaaaaatgaaatcgGAGCATGATTTTCATTACcaatcaaaacatttctgtgggTACAAGAAAGCCAAGTTTCCTTTCCCTCTGAGCATGCTCCAGCTCAGGTCCTCTTGGCCTCgtccctccttcttccccaggGCTTGCCCTGGAGTGTGAGGTCTCCACAGGTCGCACATGAGCTGTATCCATCGTGTGTGCTTTGGGGGAATGCTGAGACCACCTCAGCTCAGCCCGGTTTGCACGTTCTACGTGGCGACCCAAGGCTGGTTTGCTCCTGCTCCTACAACGCCTCCTACACGCATCTGCACATCTCcaagggatcatagaatcatagaatggtttggattgaaaaggaccttaaaggtcatctacttccaacccctctgccatggatgCAAGGGGACGTGTCCCTATGGCCACTTACGCTCCCGAAGCTGGGCAGCTCCTTGTTCAGCAGCTCCTTGAGTTCCACCTTGCTGAGTTTGTACTTgtccccttccttccctgagTACTTGTGGAAGGTGGTGACCATCACAGCCATCGCCTGCTCCAGGGGGAATGCCATCGCCAGCTTCCTGTGCTCCTGGAGGGCAGAGCACCAGGGATGGGAGTCAGTGGGACCATCCCCTCACCCTACCCACATTGGTCCGTGATGCTGCAAAGGAGCAGCTGCAACCCCAGCACCTCTGAGGGAAACATTTTGGGGCGCAGCAACTCCTGGGTGGGTTCCAGCTGTGCAACAGCgggaggaagggaagcagaGACTCACCGAGGTCGTCGTAGAGAAGGCAGCGGTGTCGGGGTGCTACAGCCAGAGCAGGATGGGCATTTATAGCCCAGCTGGGGTGGCACTGCCCAGCGTGTCCCACGCAGCCCCCTTGCCTCCAGgctttcccagcagctccatgcAGGTGGTTTCACCCGCGCCTCATTTTTGCCTAACGAGCTGTGTGATCCCATTAGTGTGAGGTGGGTGGTTTTGGATgctgctggaaggagctgctggcCCCGCTGAGGAGTCTGGGGACCAAGGCATAAGTCAAAAGatgggcacagggacagggaagggcTGAGGCATCCCTTGGTGTTTCATCCACAATGGGAAATCCCCCCTCTGGCAGCTCaaaactattccccctcatcctgtccctgcactccctgataaagaccccTCTTCAGGTTTCCTATAGGGGATTCGCAGCTGGGGAGGGCTGTGGGGAACACACATTTGGGCCATGATCTGAAATCTTGCACATCTTGTGCCACGTGGGACCTGGAGCCTGGTGCCCAGGGTTAGCAGCAGGCACAGGGTGCCCGGAGCTGATCCCACACAAGGACGGGAGCATGGGTTTGAGTTCCCTAAATCGGGGCTGGGTGCAGAGCCTGACAGTCCCATCCCTATTGCAATATTCCCCTCATCGCCCTCCTCGCTGCCTGCCGTATGGTCTGTGAAAAGTGCCCCAGGGCTTCCAGGGGgagcacacagacacacacccTCCCTCTGCCTACACAGACACCCAGAACATCTCTCTGACACTGGTGCAATACAGCAACCCCCCCAGATCCCCATGCACCCCATTTGCTCCAAGCAGCTCCAGGGTGAGAAATAAAGTGCCCTTGACCAGGACGGGCCCAAGGTCTGCAGCTGCTCCAAACCCCAACCCAGATGCCAGGGTCCTGCAGGACCTCCTGCAAGAGGGAGAGGACATCCTGAATTGTTTCCAAGAGCTGCAGCCTATCTGCATCTAGAAACAAACTATTGGGTGCTGGTTGGTCCTCAGTCTGAGGGTCCCTTTTGGAAAGATCCTAAGAGTCTACGCAGGATCCCAGCAGATCACTGGGATCCCGTGTAAGCATCCGGGTGCAGTGCCCAGCCAAGCCCCACTCATAAACAGCGATGTGAGTCATGAGCCCTGCCCTCACCCGAGAGGAATTCCTGTGCGTGAGTCACAGCCCTGCCCCGCAGCTCCCACGGATGCACCCCTGGTTTGCCCAGGATCCCCGGTTTCACCAAGACCCTCAGCAGTGCAGGGCAGGGGTGGTGGGCAGAGGGACAGACAGGAGCCGGTGATGCTCCTGCGtcagggagaggagcagcaggatcAGCGAGGAGGGGGGGATGTATGGGGAAGGGGGTTGGGGTCCTCAGCTCCAAGGTGCTGAAAggtcctgcatccagttctggagtcctcagcacaggaaggacacggagctgttggagcaagtccagaggaggccacggagatgatccaagggctggagcacctcctgtacaaggacaggctgagagagttggggttgttcagcctggagaagggaagactgcggggagaccttagagcagcttccagtgctgaaaggggttccaggaaagctgggaaggggctatcaatcagggagtgcagggacaggatggggagaaTGGGTTtgggctgcaagaggggagattgagatgacatcttagggagaaatgttctcctgtgagggtcaggaggccctggcccaggttgcccagagcagaggtggctgccccatccctaaaggtgttgaaggccaggttggatgaggcttggagtccctgatccggtgggagatgtgggactggatgggctttgaggtccctttccacCCAAAGCATCCAATGGTTCTATGAATTGGGGTCCCCAGAGACACCCCAGAGTTCGGGCAGCAGTGTCCTTGTGGAGATGGATGCTGGGCTGTGGTCCCAGGCTGCTCAGAACCCCACACAGGGACACGGAGAGGGTCCCCTGGGGtgtgtggcagcagcagccacaccCTGTTCCCACGGGCAGTGGCTTGAGGTGCCAAGAGGCCGTGGTGTTTGCTGACATCTCGTGGTGGCTCGACCAACCTCAGGGATCCCATCCCTGCGAGGCCAGAGCGTTGGGACAGGCATCATCGCCAGCCGAGGCCACGCTGTGACCGTGTGGGTGGCAGAGGACAGGGCAGACCCCCTCCCTCGTCCCTCCACATCCCCTCGGTGCATCCGGGAAGGCAGAGCCTCAGCACCACCTGCTGCTCCTCCAAACTTTATTGCTGCAATAAATAACCACGGTGGTGCTGCTCGGACGGGACCCGAAGGACCAGAGCACCCggcagcacaggcagggcagacccttcaccagtttgGGGGGGTGGAAAGGCACGCTGTTCCCAGGAAGACCCCCGACTTCAAGGGGAAACTCTGTGGGGAGAAGAGAGTCCCAGTTTTGATGGGGTTTCTGCCTCAGAGGTCTGAGAACAGGCAGAATTCATGTCTTAGGTGAGGAGGAGCCTTTCCCTTTGCTTCTTGCCCAGCGAGAAGAGGGCTtgtggggcaggatgagggCAGGGGTGATGTGGTGTGGAGCCCCACCATGGCTGTGATGGCCTCCCACACCTCAACGCCCACCCACGGGCTCTGCCTGCCCCAATCACATCCCGGCATGGCTCAGCTCAGTCAACAAAGCTGCAGGACACCGGGGTGCCTTGGGGCAGGCTCGGGCTCAGGACCAAGAGGTGAGAagcagggagctgtggagaAGCAGGGGCTGAGCCCAGGGAGGGTTGGGATGCAGCCGGCTACATGGTGAGCTTGATGTTCTTCTCCTGCTGGTGGATGCTTTGTGAGAGCAAGGAGGGTCGGGATGCAGCCCAGCTCTACTTGGTGTGCTTGAtgctctgctcttgctggcGGATGATCTGGGCGATGGGGCTGGCGATGCCACCTATCAAGGTCCAGTACTCCTCGAAGCTGATGCGCCCATCTTTGTTCTCATCCAGGTCACAGATGAGCTTGTCGGCTGCTCGCCGGTTCCCGGTGTCCTGGGGGACAGAGCAGAACCTTTCACATCAATACGGTGGGGAAAGCggggtgcaggatgaggggaacCCCATGTGAGGAGGAGGAACCAGTCCCTCAGCCCCACGCGCCCTGGCCTCACCGTCAGCATGTGGTTGAGCTCACAGCTCAGCATCTTGCGGAAATCCTTCTTGCTGATGCGCCGCGGCTTCTTGCAGCAGCAGCGGCGACTCGAGTACTTGTCGAAGTTGTTCACCAGGACCTGAACGGCCCATTCCAGCTCCGTGCACTCTGCCATCGCTGCCTGCAGTCAcctgtgggggtggggggtcagggatggggctgtgggacCCACCATGTGCCCATGCTGGGGAACAGGAGTAGACAGGCAAGTGCTGTGCCtccagatcatagaatcatagaatcgtttgggttggaagggaccttaaagatcacccagttccaaaccccccgctatggccagggacacctcccaacagaccaggctgtccaagaccccatccaatcTCATGGTGCCATCACTCAGGGCGTGCACAAGGTCTTCACAAGCCCCCAAAGAGGCAAAAAGCAGCCACCACAGCACCATCACGCAGGGTGCTCTTCTCCCCACATCACTGTGCCAACAGGatcaccccaaaactccccctGGCCCCAGCATGATTTCACCTGCTGCAGTTCCAGAGCAGCACCCGCCCCACACCAACGACCCCACCTGCCCCTCCGGGGCGGCCGCCCCATGCGTGGGATGGGGTGGCAATTATGGTGCTGAGGCCGCGGGGCTCCACAGCGCCAGGGCCACGGCCGCCAGTTCCCAAGGATAATTAGGGAGGAATGGGGTTGGGAGCCACATGGCGGCAGTGGCAGCAGGATAAGTGCAGGAATTACCGGCCAGCCCTCCTCTTGCTTCACAGCTCCAGGAACACCTCAGCAGGTCCGGACCTGCCCAAGCCCCCCACGAGCCCAGTCAagggcatccacaatttcccaGGGTCCaatcctgcctgcctgctggaTATCCAGGGTCCCCTCCTCGCTCCACAGCCCCGACGCTGCCCGAAGTCAGCAAGCTCCTTCCTATGGATGGGCCCAACAGGATGGTCCTTGTCACGGGGTCCAGCGTCCACATCCTGGCCAGgatgcaggcaggcagggaaggaaactGCGTCACCTTGTCCGGCCTTGGCTCTTTCCTGCCCCATCAGTAGCACGGATGGAGCTTGTTGCTCCATGGCGTTTCGCTGGAGTGCTGCTGATTTACACCATGGGTGCAACACCCATCGCCACAGCGGCGGTGGCCATGTGGGTCTTGGAAGAAGCCAACTGGCCAGCATATGTGGAGCTCAGAGCAGTGGCCCAGCGCCATCCCCTACTCCGGGGTCGTCATCCAGGGAGCGTCTGCGGTTCCGGGAGCAGGACAGGACCTGTTCCACACCCTAAATCTGGCTCATGTCTCCTCTCTGTGCGCCGATCTTCCTCAACTCAGCCCCAAGCTGAGGATGTTGGCACACCAGGGTGGTGGGAAGAGACACGAGGCTCAGCCCTGGGCTCCCTGCACCCTTGTGCTCAACCCTCCATGCCTCCTTATGGCTGGGTGCCCTCCTGAGCCATCTTCATCTTCACGAGAGGCTTTGCTGGGGTTGATCCAGGACTGGGGTTGATCCCCACCTTGCAGGTTGCTGGGCTCCAGGGTGGCTTTTGAAGggtcctgctgctggcagttGGTCCCACCATGAGCCTGGTCTCACTGGAGACCCCCAGCTCGAGCCCTTCCTCATCCCAGGACATTAATTACCAACGAAATTTAATTAGCAGCACTTGGGTCAGAGCACCCACCCCCTGCACCCGCTGTGAACCCCGCACCGATGGTGCTGGTCCCCTGCTGCCCTGCACCCAGCCCACCCTCGGGGCACCGTGGCTCCTGCTCCGACGCTGACTCACGACACTAACCCGTGCGGCCCCGCTGTTGCCCGTCCCCCAGCCGCGCCACGCACAGGGCCAGTGTCACCGTGCAGGGGCACAGTGGTGACagggctgggtgctgggtgggcGGGATGGGCAGGATGGGGCTCATcggctgctctgctcctgcctctatggtctcctctctccttttacctctccttctccttcctcatgAGCTCAGAAGCCCACAGCTGGACCTACAGCCCTGGTACTCCCTACCCCGGGGCAAAGCAGGGAAAA
This window of the Cuculus canorus isolate bCucCan1 chromosome 28, bCucCan1.pri, whole genome shotgun sequence genome carries:
- the LOC104056851 gene encoding protein S100-A4, whose protein sequence is MASPLEQALAVMVSTFHKHSGKEGDKYKLSKQELKDLLTKELPSFSSQISEASLQQLMSHLDNNRDSEVDFQEYVTFVACMAMMCNDFFQDYPDKMPRRN
- the LOC104056830 gene encoding protein S100-A4, which gives rise to MAFPLEQAMAVMVTTFHKYSGKEGDKYKLSKVELKELLNKELPSFGSKQMDEGEFKRLMNDLDHNKDSEVDFKEYVCFLACVTMGFNEFFKDCPRQPRKK
- the S100A16 gene encoding protein S100-A16 — encoded protein: MAECTELEWAVQVLVNNFDKYSSRRCCCKKPRRISKKDFRKMLSCELNHMLTDTGNRRAADKLICDLDENKDGRISFEEYWTLIGGIASPIAQIIRQQEQSIKHTK